Sequence from the Eurosta solidaginis isolate ZX-2024a chromosome X, ASM4086904v1, whole genome shotgun sequence genome:
TAGTTACTAACTCGACAACCTTAAGCAAATGAAAACTACATTTTTATCATATCAATTGAAAaattacttataaattttatacCAAATCTTTAAAggttttttcatttttaagaCTTTCTTCCAATACCGCAAAGTCTTCGTAAGTGTTAAGAGGTGATACTGGCAGTACCACTTTTGGCCTGTGTGCCTTTCCACAAATTCGAGCCTTTATTATTGCAATTTCATTTCTTAAAGAAATCAATTCGGCACCCTGTCGATCAATTTTACACGTCAACTGATCAATTTTATTCGCTGTTTCCTGTTGAGtttcaaacattttctttgttacaTTTAACATttcttgaaaaaacttgttttgattGCTTGCAGGCCTATTAGATAtatctgaaaatatataataatgcaATCTAAATGTTTATGTTACGTATAACGTATAATATAGATAAAAAAAAGGGCTTATTCATAATCAAAATAAAGTAGGTATTTGGTTGGTGGTAGTTAAATCATTTTATtgaaagctgcaactaaattttgtACCTacgttatttttgttttaaatacgcgctgatatgcaaatatttatgtattatattacctgtgagtatgtaattttcgctGCCAACTCCGTTTTCGCCGCCATCCAAAATAAAATTGTACGAATTCATATTTTGTTAGTTCTGTAATTAGTCGATTAAAGGGACGTAAGTATGTATGCCGCTATcttcaaaatgaaaaattttcccTGAGACTTTATCTACCTTATGATGTACTACGTTTGGGCCGAAATTAAATTGTTTTGAGGAAAATATGCCAACAAAGGTGGAGTTAATTGGAAAAGTAAAAAACGGCTCCAAGTCAACAACTAACTGGCTATACAAAGTCgtattttcaattttaattattttataaatagcATATTTGCTGCCATCTTTAACGTAATAAAATCGAAATACCAGTGTTTATAGGATACTTTGCTATTAGAACCATTGAACTTTAAAGTCTTTTCTTTGAGGACGACGTTTAACAAACTGCGCTCAACAATCCTATTGTATAGTTGCTTCAGGGTATAGC
This genomic interval carries:
- the LOC137235025 gene encoding uncharacterized protein, producing the protein MNSYNFILDGGENGVGSENYILTDISNRPASNQNKFFQEMLNVTKKMFETQQETANKIDQLTCKIDRQGAELISLRNEIAIIKARICGKAHRPKVVLPVSPLNTYEDFAVLEESLKNEKTFKDLVVELVTSAEKTFDKFIRGCWRQIMTDELAKTCSWRGTDTKKCVRGFLTTLAIRHAFKQKFALEDNDFDRVTQTFFQYAAERVTRTAKSESKKLRT